Proteins from a genomic interval of Nematostella vectensis chromosome 5, jaNemVect1.1, whole genome shotgun sequence:
- the LOC5501193 gene encoding galanin receptor type 1, which translates to MIERLGMNFTSNATDFGAECSLPQHSDVIQAVKVTSYSLILVFSALGNILVIVVVLRTRQMRRTINYFIVNISVSDLIVPVFVLPRILIEETRTSFWLLQGVLGEATCKLVYFFSDASPVVSILSLIAMTVDRFCAVVFPLHAGTLITSRRRYLLIAATWVIAFFNASPLLYTMTLDNNNLCQLDWSPLDHFSAQKAYSSTSSILFILLPFIILTTLYTVILVKIRAQGGLNRHRSEAGRRAEHQSSRRLTLMALVIVLAFGVCWGPLNILFFLLVFVWEFRPQFCGFGSLLMAVQFMSFANAAINPCIYFLLMRNFRDGLRGMFTRRKRKDALLTSSRLTSESSVSRLRSRCADNTKAKIPANKKSKLTVV; encoded by the coding sequence ATGATTGAGAGACTAGGCATGAATTTCACATCGAATGCGACTGATTTTGGTGCGGAGTGTAGCTTACCTCAACATAGTGACGTGATTCAGGCGGTCAAGGTGACATCTTACTCACTCATCCTCGTCTTCTCTGCCCTCGGAAACATCCTTGTAATTGTTGTGGTTCTGCGAACTCGTCAAATGAGACGAACGATCAACTACTTCATCGTGAATATAAGTGTTTCCGATCTCATCGTGCCCGTGTTTGTGCTACCTCGAATTTTGATCGAAGAGACACGCACTAGCTTCTGGCTGCTTCAAGGCGTGCTCGGGGAAGCCACGTGCAAACTCGTGTACTTTTTCTCAGATGCCTCTCCTGTCGTGTCTATACTGAGTCTAATTGCTATGACTGTGGATAGATTCTGCGCCGTGGTATTCCCCCTACATGCTGGCACGCTCATCACTTCTCGTCGTCGCTACTTACTCATCGCCGCCACGTGGGTAATCGCCTTCTTCAACGCCTCCCCTCTACTCTATACCATGACTCTCGACAACAACAACTTATGCCAGCTCGATTGGTCTCCCCTCGATCACTTCTCCGCACAAAAGGCGTACAGCAGCACTTCATCCATTCTGTTCATCCTTCTACCCTTCATCATTCTTACCACTCTGTACACCGTCATCCTGGTCAAGATTCGCGCGCAGGGGGGGCTCAACCGGCACCGCTCTGAGGCAGGGCGCCGAGCGGAACACCAGTCGTCGCGCCGGCTCACCCTCATGGCCCTTGTCATCGTCCTTGCGTTCGGAGTCTGCTGGGGCCCCCTTAACATCCTCTTCTTCCTTCTCGTATTCGTGTGGGAGTTTCGCCCGCAGTTCTGCGGGTTTGGCTCCCTCCTGATGGCTGTGCAATTCATGTCGTTTGCAAACGCCGCCATCAACCCGTGTATTTATTTCTTGTTGATGAGAAACTTTCGTGATGGGCTAAGAGGTATGTTCACACGCCGAAAGCGCAAGGATGCGTTGCTTACTTCGTCAAGATTAACCTCCGAGAGTAGTGTCAGCAGGCTTAGATCTCGGTGCGCAGATAACACTAAGGCTAAAATTCCCGCTAACAAAAAAAGTAAACTGACTGTTGTATAA